The Longimicrobium sp. genome includes the window GGTCCTCCGCATCCTCGATCCCCACGCTGAGCCGCAGGAGCGAAGGCGGAAGGTGTCCCTGCCCCGGGATCGCGGCTCGTCGCTCCATGGTCGACTCCACCGCCCCGAGACTCGTCGCATGGCGGATGAGCCTGACGCGCTGGCAGACGGCATCGGCAAACTCGGCCCCGCCATCCACGTCGAACGCGATGATGGTCCCAAACCCCTTGAGCACGCGCCTGGCGGTCGCATGCGTCGGATGGGACGGCAGGCCCGGGTACCGCACACGCGCAACCAGCGGATGCGCGGCAAGCCGCTCCGCGAGCAACATGGCCGTCTGCTGCGCCCGTTGCAGGCGAATCGCGAGCGTCCTCGCGCCGCGAACGGCCAGATAAGCTTCGAGCGTTCCGGGTGTCGCGCCGTTCAGCTCGCGAGACCTCCTGAGCGCGTGCCACAACGCATCTTCCCGCGTCGTGGCGACCCCGGCCAGCAGGTCGGAGTGCCCGCCGATGAACTTGGTCGCCGACTGCAGAGACACCGTGGCACCGAGCTCCAGCGGCTGCTGATTGAGAGGCGTGGCGAAGGTATTGTCCACCGCTACGATCGCCCACGGCTTGCGCGGCGCCGCGCAGACCGCTTCCAAGTCCGCGACGGTCAGCAGCGGGTTCGAGGGCGATTCCAGCCAGATCAGGTCGGCCTCCCCGCAGGCGCGGATCCACCCGGCCGTGTCTTCCACCGCCACGCGCTGCACCGACCAGCGCCCGCGTTCAGCGCCCGCGGCCACCAGCCCCCCGACGCCCTGGTAGCAATCATCCGGCAGCACCACGACGGCGCCCGCCGAAAGCTGGTCGAACACCGCGGCGATTGCCGCCATGCCGGAGGAAAACGCAACCGCCCTCCCGGCCTCCAGCCCGCCGATCACCTCTTCGAGCGCTTCCCAGGTCGGCGTGCCGTCATCACGCGAGTAGTCGCGCCCGCTACCGATGATGAAGTTCGACGCCGGCACCAGCGGCACGTTCAGCGGAGCGCCGGGCTCGGCCCCGCGCCCCGCCGAGACGAGCCACGATTCCGGCTTGACTCCAATTGGGTGCTTCTCCATTCCTTCCTCACAGACGGGACGAGCCATTGCGCGAAACCAGCGAGAAGCAAAAAGCCCCACGCCACGACTCGCCCTCGAGCCTGGTGTGGGGCCGTCCCCACGTGCGTATCGGGAGAGACGGGGCCGTCCCCGCTCTGTACGTGTGTGGGGTAACCTACACGGGTGATCGCGTTTACGTCAACTCGCCCCAGTCAAGCATGCGCATGGTCTTCACCTTCGAGCCGACCCCCACCGGCTCCCGCTTCACCAGCGTCACCACCTTCCCCAGCGCCGAAGCGATGCAGCAGCTCGTGGAGATGGGATGGAGGAGGGGCTGCGCTCGGCTTTCGGACAGCTGGACGGCGTGCTAGCCGAACCCGCCCCCGTTGCCGCGGCGCGCACCGGCTGATCCGCGCGCGGCAACGGAAAGGGCCGAACCCCGGGAGGATGGGATTCGGCCCTTTCATCTTATTCTGCCGCGCGACCGCGTTGTATACTCACTCCCCGGGATCGGGCTCTTTGCCAAACCAGAGCATTGCGAACCCCTCATGCACGTCGGCGCCGATCGCCCGCCAGGGGGACGTCCAGATATCGCGGCTCAGGATCACGTCGTTGTGCGCGGGGCTCGAACGCCAGCTCTGGAGTGCCTCATCGGGACTGGTGACTCCTACTGCCGAGTTCTCGTACCCCTGGCCAGGGTATCGGGTGAGCTCGCGCGGCTTGTTCCACATGCATGCCGCTCGGGCGTGATTTGGGGTGTAGCAGCAGGGTGTCCACTGCCCGCGGGCGCTCCAACTATGCAAGTTGCACCCGGGCGCGGCATGCGGCGCGTTCTGAGCCAGGTCGCGCGTGTGCGTCGCGGCGACCGTGCATAGCGACGGCGAGGCGGGGATGGCCGGGAGACCGTTCTCCGCGCGATAGGCGTTCACCATCCCGATCAGCTGGAGTCCCACCGGCGAGCAGCCCGTCAGCGGAATAGCCCCGCGAGGCCGAGTGGACTGCGCATCGGTGCTCCCCCCGCGAGGAGCGGAGGGCGTTACCGTCGTGCCACCCCTTTCACCAGGGCTCCAGTACCCACCGGCCACTACGCAGCCGCCACTGAACACGCCCAGTACCGCCGCAAGCGCAGACCAACGCCTCACGCAGAACGGAGATCGCAGCCAGGTCATGTGCGTACCTGAAGGAAAGGGTTGTGGAGGCGAAAAGCTACTCGCAGCCCGCCCGCTCCTTCTGCGGCAAACTTCAAGCCGATGGGAAGCGGCGGTATTTTCCTCTAGCGATTTCCCGAGTCGAGATCGGCCCTTAGGTCGTTGGGCCCACTAACGATCACCCGCGACGTAGCCCTCCAGGTGCTCGCCGGAAGGAGCAGGTCGACCCTCGTACGCCCACCTGGGTTATTCGTTGCAGGCGTAGCCGCGTCGTTTTGGAGCATGTCGAACTCGCTGATGTAGGAGTCGGGAGGGAACGCCAGGGTCCGCCGGCGTACCACCTCGCTGCCCCTGGCGACCAACCCCACAGGCAGTGGCGGGTAGGGACACGATTTTATTTTTCGTCCCAATAGTGTCCCACTCCGATGATGCGATGCCGGAGAGCACACCACGTAAACTCTGTCGTCTCCCGCATTTGCCGCCATGGTACGGGCGCAGTATCTGCGGCACGTGCCTGGCGTCGTGCGAGCGCGGGCGCATCATCGTAATCCCCTTGGCGCCCTCCTTCTCCGCCCCGGTTGGACTATTCCCGGAGGATCCATCATGCGCACACCGTCACTATTCGCCGTACGTCCATTCCCCCGAGGTCGGTCGACCCATCCCGTGCCTCCGGGCACACCTGGGAACCGGGCGCGCGCTCACGGCGGACCGCTCTTCGTCATGGCATGGCTGCTGGTGCTGTCCAGCGCTTCGCTCCACGGCCAGGCGCCGACACGCCCGTTTGATCCACTCACCCCCGCCGAGCGCGCCGCGGCCGAGCGGATCGCGCGCAGTGATTCGGGCGTCCATCGCCTGCTCGGCGGCCGGCCCGCGGACATCGCCACCATTCAGCTCTTCGTCCCCAAGCCTCCCGATGACGGCCGACCGCTGACGGCTCATGTGAACGGAATGGGCCGTAGCGCGGACCTGGTGTTGAGTACGCTGGAGGGGCCGCACGTCGGCGTATGGGTGCGTGTGGACACACGCGCGGGCCGTGTCGAGGACGTTCGCCAGCTCACGGCGGACTCCGTCGGCGGGTCGATCCGGGTGCCGTTCGCGCCACGTGAGGTGGAGCGGGCCGGAGCACTGGTGCGGGCCAGCGAGGAAGGCCGCCGGCGGCTCGGCGCGGACGCCGCGGGATGGGTGCTCGAGTACCGTCCGGTGGGAGGCGGCGATCTTGGCCAACCCTGCTTCCGAAATCGGTGCGTGGCCGTGCTATTCCGGCGCGACCGCACCTACCTGCGTTCCTACGCGCTCGTAAACCTGGAGACCTCCACGGTCGCCTTCCGGGACGGTGTCCAGTGAAACGCGCGCTGTGCACCCTGGCAATCGCGGCGCCGCTGCTCTTCGCGAGCTGCAAGGTCTTGCCCCCCGCGGCGCAGCCCCGCCCGGTGATGTGCTCCAACTCCAGCTTCGCCTCGCAGACCGTTACCAGCGGGGGGGGCCAGCAGACGCATTGGTCCGTCTGCTTCAGTGACCTGGGCGTACAGGGGCTGGGGATCACCGGCGCCATTTTCCAGCCCTCGGCAAACGCGACCCCCGTGACGGTCCTGTGGGAAGGACGGTTCGCCGACGTGTTCGTTCCCTATCACAACGGCGACCCCACCTTTCGCTTTCACGACCTGCAGTGGGGTTATCTGCTCCCGCTCACGGCGGCCGACTGCCCCGCCAGCGAGGGCGGCACGCTGCGCACGTTCCCCAACGAAACGAGTCCGCGGGTATGCGAGGAAATCCGTTCCACCGGTGTGGCGTGGCGTGATGCGACCGGGGTTCGGCGCGGCAGCGAGTTGGTGCTGTGGGGCCTCTACGACATGGGAAACTACAAGATGATCATGGAGTGGAGCTTTCGGGAGGACGGCGTCCTCGTGGGGCGCGCCGGCGCTACGGGTATCAATTCGCCCACCTACCCGTGGGTGGCACACATGCACAACGTGCTCTGGCGCCTGGATGTGGACGTGGCTGGCAGTGACCATGACCGCGCCGCGCTCAAGACGCACTCGGAGACGGGGGGGCTCACCGCGACAGACCTGGAGCAGACCGTCACTCACGAGGCGGGGTTCACGTGGCAGGCGTCCGCGTTCACGGGTATGCTCGTCGAGGACGGCGTGCGCCAGAATGCCCGCTCCCACTCCACGGGATACGTGCTCGTCCCGTTGCGCACGGGAACGGCGAAGCACCAGGAGCCTTTTACGCACCAGAACCTCTGGGTAACGCTGTATAACCACGCCAGCGCCTCCAACTGCGGCGGGGTGCCGGAGATCCTGTGGGACCTCCCCTGCTATGCCAACGCGCAGCCGGTGAATGATGCCGACGTGATCCTCTGGTACATGGGCTCGGTGCATCATCATCCCCGCGACGAGGACGGAATGGCCAGCGAGGGCGATCCGGACACGCCTACCGACAACACGTTCACCGGCGTGACCCCGGTGATGTGGACGGGGTTCATGCTCATGCCCCACAACCTCTTCAACGGGCCGCCGCACTGGCCGTAAGCCGCGGGTTACTCGCGAGCTACACGACCCTTCTTTAGCGTACTGCGGCAAATACTCTTTGGGTGGGGAGCGCAGGCGCATTCAGCGAGACGGGGCCACCTCCGCAGGGCTGCCCACGTACGCCGCCAGGTGCTCGCCGGTCAGCGTGGACCGCGCGGCGACGAGGTCGGCGGGGGTGCCTTCGAAGACGATGCGGCCGCCATCGTGGCCGGCGCCGGGGCCCAGGTCGATGATCCAGTCGGCGTGGGCCATCACGGCCTGGTGGTGCTCGATGACGATGACGGACTTGCCGGCGTCCACCAGGCGGTCGAGGAGGGCGAGGAGGTGCTCGACGTCGGCGAGGTGGAGGCCGGTGGTGGGCTCGTCGAGCACGTAGATGCCGCCCTTGCCGCCCATGTGGGTGGCGAGCTTGAGCCGCTGCCGCTCGCCGCCGGAGAGGGTGGTGAGCGGCTGGCCGAGCGAGAGGTAGCCGAGCCCCACGTCCTCCATGCGGGAGAGGATCGCGTGGGCGGCCGGGGTCTTCGCCGGGCCGGCGCCAAAGAACTCCCGCGCCTCGGCCACGGACATGGCGAGCACCTGGCTGATGTCCTTGCCGCCGAGCCTGTACTCGAGCACCGCGGCCTGGAACCGCTTCCCTTCGCACTCCTCGCACACCGTGGCGACGCCGGCCATCATCGCCAGGTCGGTGTAGATGACGCCGGCGCCGTTGCAGGTAGGGCAGGCGCCCTCGGAGTTCGGGCTGAAGAGCGCCGGCTTCACCCCGTTCTCCTTTGCGAACGCCTTTCGGATCGGCTCCAGCAGGTCCGTGTACGTGGCCGGGTTGCTGCGCCGCGAGCCGCGGATGGGCGTCTGATCGACCGACACCACCCCGGCCGATGCGGGGATGGAGCCGTGGATCAGCGAGCTCTTTCCCGAGCCCGCCACGCCCGTGACCACGCAGAGCACCCCGAGCGGGACGTCGACGTCCACGCCCCGCAGGTTGTGACGGGTGGCGCCGCGGATCTGCAGCTTGCCGGTGGGGGTGCGGACCTTCTCCTTGAGCGACGTCCGGTCGTCCAGATGGCGGCCGGTGAGGGTGCCGCTCGCCCGCAGCCCCTCGACGGACCCCTCGAACACCACCTCGCCGCCGGCCGACCCCGCGCGGGGGCCGAGATCCACGACGTGGTCGGCGATGGCGATCGTCTCCGGCTCGTGCTCCACCACGAGCACCGTGTTCCCCTTGTCGCGCAGCCGCAGCAGCAGGTCGTTCATCCGCCGCACGTCGTGGGGGTGCAGGCCGGTGGTGGGCTCGTCGAAGACGTAGGTGACGTCGGTGAGCGATGACCCCAGGTGGCGGATCATCTTGACGCGCTGCCCCTCGCCGCCCGACAGCGTGCCCGACGGCCGGTCCAGCGAGAGGTAGCCCAGCCCGATCTCCACGAACGAATCGAGCGTCTGCTGCAGCGTGGCGAGCAGCGGCGCCACGGACGGCTCGTCCAGCCCGCGCACCCACTCGGCCAGGTCGCTGATCTGCATCGCGCACGCGTCGGCGATGCTGATCCCCCTGATCTTCGAAGAGCGCGCCGCCTCGCTGAGCCGAGTGCCGCCGCAGCCCGGGCAGGTGGTGAAGGTGACGGCCCGCTCCACGAAGGCGCGGAGGTGCGGCTGCAGCGAGTCGATGTCCTTGGAGAGCATCGACTTCTGGATCTTGGGGATCAGCCCCTCGTAGGTGAGGTTGATGCCGTCGACCTTGATCCTGGTGGGCTCCTTGTGGAGGAGCGCGTGCAGCTCCTTCTTGTTGAAGTCGCGGATCGGCTTGTCGGGATCGAAGAAGCCGCAGCCGGTGAAGATGCGCCCGTACCACCCTTCCATGCTGAAGCCCGGGATGGTGAGCGCGCCCCCGCTGAGCGACTTGCTGTCGTCGTACAGCGCCGTCAGGTCGATGTCGTTGACCGCACCGCGCCCCTCG containing:
- a CDS encoding PLP-dependent transferase — translated: MEKHPIGVKPESWLVSAGRGAEPGAPLNVPLVPASNFIIGSGRDYSRDDGTPTWEALEEVIGGLEAGRAVAFSSGMAAIAAVFDQLSAGAVVVLPDDCYQGVGGLVAAGAERGRWSVQRVAVEDTAGWIRACGEADLIWLESPSNPLLTVADLEAVCAAPRKPWAIVAVDNTFATPLNQQPLELGATVSLQSATKFIGGHSDLLAGVATTREDALWHALRRSRELNGATPGTLEAYLAVRGARTLAIRLQRAQQTAMLLAERLAAHPLVARVRYPGLPSHPTHATARRVLKGFGTIIAFDVDGGAEFADAVCQRVRLIRHATSLGAVESTMERRAAIPGQGHLPPSLLRLSVGIEDAEDLWADLNSAIRYAAT
- a CDS encoding excinuclease ABC subunit UvrA gives rise to the protein MSDAMQPHAADRHDLIRVHGARVNNLKDVSVQLPKRRLTVFTGVSGSGKSSLVFGTIAAESQRMINETYSAFVQGFMPTLARPDADVLDGLTTAIIIDQERMGANARSTVGTATDANAMLRILFSRLGQPHIGSPQAFSFNVASISGTGAVTLERGGETVKERRSFSITGGMCPRCEGRGAVNDIDLTALYDDSKSLSGGALTIPGFSMEGWYGRIFTGCGFFDPDKPIRDFNKKELHALLHKEPTRIKVDGINLTYEGLIPKIQKSMLSKDIDSLQPHLRAFVERAVTFTTCPGCGGTRLSEAARSSKIRGISIADACAMQISDLAEWVRGLDEPSVAPLLATLQQTLDSFVEIGLGYLSLDRPSGTLSGGEGQRVKMIRHLGSSLTDVTYVFDEPTTGLHPHDVRRMNDLLLRLRDKGNTVLVVEHEPETIAIADHVVDLGPRAGSAGGEVVFEGSVEGLRASGTLTGRHLDDRTSLKEKVRTPTGKLQIRGATRHNLRGVDVDVPLGVLCVVTGVAGSGKSSLIHGSIPASAGVVSVDQTPIRGSRRSNPATYTDLLEPIRKAFAKENGVKPALFSPNSEGACPTCNGAGVIYTDLAMMAGVATVCEECEGKRFQAAVLEYRLGGKDISQVLAMSVAEAREFFGAGPAKTPAAHAILSRMEDVGLGYLSLGQPLTTLSGGERQRLKLATHMGGKGGIYVLDEPTTGLHLADVEHLLALLDRLVDAGKSVIVIEHHQAVMAHADWIIDLGPGAGHDGGRIVFEGTPADLVAARSTLTGEHLAAYVGSPAEVAPSR